GGTCGGCGCTTGCAGCAACAACGACGACTACACGCCGAGCTGCGCGTGGACTCCTGGCAGCAACAAGACAAGTCAGCCCGTGGTCTGCGTCGACTGGTGTGACGCTCGCGCGTTCTGCGAGGCAGCCGGGAAACGGCTCTGCGGTCGGATTGGTGGTGGAAGCTACCCCTTCCAGGACTACGACGATCCCCAAGTCAGCGAGTGGCAAGCAGCCTGTTCTTCCGGCGGCAAGTACGAGTACACCTACGGCAGTTCCTTCGATACGAACGCTTGTCGAGATGCGGATGCAGACGACTACACGACTTGGGGGCTGGCGGACGTTGGCAGCTTCACCGACTGTCACTCGCCCGAGGCCGCTTACGCCAAGGTTTTCGACCTGAGCGGACACGTTGCCGAGTGGGACAATGCTTGTGCCGACGAGAGTGCCGACGGTGCCTGCAGGATCCGCGGCGGAAGCTACCAGCACCACGCCCACGGGACCCGCTGCGCAATGGGTAGCGAACTCGCGTGGCCTCGCTCGCGAAAGGTGGATGCGGTCGGTTTTCGCTGCTGCGCCGATTGAGCCCTACGCGGCCAGGCGCCCGGGTCTAGCGCCGGTGACGGCCCCTCAGCGGTCGCTGCCCGTCGGCCGCGGGTGGCTGGCGGCATCGTGGTCCACGCCGGGTGGAGGCACGGAGCGAGAGGAAGTCACGCTTTCGTCTGGGGTGAACAGCTCTTCCACCAGGTGGGCAAGCT
The nucleotide sequence above comes from Polyangiaceae bacterium. Encoded proteins:
- a CDS encoding SUMF1/EgtB/PvdO family nonheme iron enzyme — protein: MKRKLWTACGAVTLVAGLGVARFASLPPDIRHESVRAFDPRDERPGADGCPSGEAAAGMGPEMVRLPQGFCIDQTEVTRGQYEDWLASKPATSGQVGACSNNDDYTPSCAWTPGSNKTSQPVVCVDWCDARAFCEAAGKRLCGRIGGGSYPFQDYDDPQVSEWQAACSSGGKYEYTYGSSFDTNACRDADADDYTTWGLADVGSFTDCHSPEAAYAKVFDLSGHVAEWDNACADESADGACRIRGGSYQHHAHGTRCAMGSELAWPRSRKVDAVGFRCCAD